The genomic window CCCTACCGAGGTGCATCCTCTTCCTGCCCTTGTGGTGGGGCAGCAGCATGGGCTCGAACTCCAGGTCTGGGACGATCATGGGCTCGATCCGATAGGCAACGGGGTCAAACTGCACAGAGGAGAGGGACAGTGAGCAGGGCTCGTGCTCCACGTGTCTCAGGCAAGGGCGGCTCTGGTTCTTGTACCTACGGGGTGGAAGATGTTGAAAAAGCCCTTGCAGGTGGGCAGGCTGTAGTTCGGGTCGATGCGCTTCACTCCTCGCACTGTGAGGAACATCCCGATGGGAGACCCGAAGGCAAAGAAGATGGTGGGCTTGTAGTTCAGCTGGGGGTAGTTTGCTGAGACCTGGGAAAGAGGGAGGTTCAGATTTGTTCCTGAAATGAGCTGGTGTTACGAGGGCCTCGTGGGCGCAGTCAGAGCTCAGCTGTCACCTGTCCTAGGCCAACGTCCCTGTACTGGCAGTTCCCAACACCCTCTGTGCTCTCTGGGTCGTGCTGTGACGGGGACCCCGGCTCAGCTCTGCGCTCCTCGCcgtgcctgggagctgctgagctcTGATCCTGCAGCAACACAAAGGGGTCCTTGTGTgagagggatgggatgggatgggatgagcaTAAGCTGTGCAGAAAACAAACCTGTGTGTTTGCCTTGGAGCTGATGTAATGGAGTATCTTCATTCTTGGTCCTAAGGGAATTCCCATTTCTTTAAGGTTGTTCTCTGTGCACAAGAACTGGAAAATATGCAAGGCAGGTGTTAGTCCAGGAGCAGAGGTGTGGTGAGGTGTCTGTTCTCTGGGATTTTGTTCATCCTCAGATACATTTCATGTGTGAGTGACTCAGTACCAGAAGATGTGCAGTGGTGGAATGatggggaagaaaagcaaggaagagCCACAAGAGCCCGTAAAACAGGGGAGCTCCTTACCAGTGCTTGCCTGTCCATTTTCTCCTTCTCAAAAACATCACAATACTCAGAGAGCTCCAGGTTCTTCAGAATTTCTTTTACTTCCTTAATACCCCCATTGCTTGAGGTTGTCGTGGACCCCTGTGAACAGATCCATTCGGGATCACGCTTTTTGCTCACTAATCTGCACGCTGGGGGgtctcccccttccctctgcaacCCAGAAGTGGGGGGTCGGTGACCCCCTGGATCCAAGGACCACCAGAGAGCCCAGGCTGTACCTGTGCACTGTGCTCCTCCTCCTCGGGGTCAGCCTTCTGGTTCGTCAGGAGATCAAACAGAATGAGCGACCCTGGAACAGGCGCGGGCAGAGCGTCAGCGTCACGGTGGGGGAGAGCCCAAGCCAGCTCCTTgctgggagggaagagcagcaccCTGGACTTTTCAttcaggacaaggggcaatggctttaaactgacacaggacaggctgagttagatgtcaggaagaaattctttactcagtggggaggccctggttgcccagagaagctgcagctgcctcatccctggaagtgtccaaggccaggttggacggggcttggagcaacctggtgtccctgcccatggtagggagGTTGGAATGAGAAGATCCTTAAGGTCATTTCCCCCCCAGAGCATTGTATGATTCtaccctccctgctcccctggcaCGGGGATGCTCATGGGACCTGTGGGTGAGCCCCTTACCCAGGCTGTGCCCCGCGATGGAGACCCCCCCCTTGAAGAGCGGGTTCCTCTGCATGAAGAGCTGGTGCAGGCGGTTCATCTCCGAGGCCACTGTGTCCACGATGGTCTGGCAGTAGGTGGAGCTGTTGTAGAAGAACACGTCCAGGATGGTGTCGTTGATGAAGTGACGCAGGCGGTTGATGCTGGGCAGTGTGATCCGCTCCAGGTCACtgcaggggaaagggaagagggagtTGCAGCTGAGGATGCCAGGGAACCCCACCAGGCTTCTAAAGCAAAATGTAAGTTGAGAGCAGGACTGACACCGCCTCCAAGGACGTGTGTTGTAATTCAGGCCCTCAGCACATGCTGAGACCAAAAGGAGAGCACAGCCCGTGCTCTTACATTCCAAGAATAAAGAGCCTGTCCTTTCTTCCCCAGGAGCCTGGCCTGctctctgcccttcctgggacactgcagagcagtgctcGAGTGCAGACACTGGGTACTTGGTTCCCAGAGGCCTTTAGAAGGTGTGGATGTCCACAGTCCCtccagggagaggcagaagcCTCTGCTCTTCGGTGCTGATGGGAGCAGGTgcctgctgtgtgctgcagaATGGCTGTAGGGAGGGGGCCTGGGGGTCCCCATCTGTCCTGCTCACCCCTAAACACTCACAGCTTTCCCTCCACTTTTCCAACAACAGAAAAAGTGGTGTTTCCAGGGAAGAGGAGGCTGCCTGTGCACATTTCCATCCCCACGGACACGGGCCCCGGAGGAGGTGCCTGTGGGACACTTACACGTCCACACCAGTGGAGTGGAGGGAGCTGTGCCAGTTCACGGGCAGGAACTCCACCCGGCcgacctgctgctgctcctgggcctTCCTGAAGTGTGCCTGCAGCATGCTCAGGGACACGTTCCTGAAGTCATTCACTGGAAAAGAGATGAACTCTTACGGAGATCCATCacgccccagggccagcccgTGGCACCAACACCACTTAATACGATAAAAGATCATTACGGGGAAATCCCACCAGGGTCTTtaatctgctgctgctcccctaAGTCCCTGAATCTTTAACTAGAGATCAGGGGAGGCTTCATGTCCTGTCACGTGTGTTTACTGGATTTTGCTGTCCCATCTGTACCTCCTTCACATGGGCAGAGCCCAGCAGTCAGGATAAAGTACTTTTAgaaatttataaaaaataactCTGTTGTGGAGATGCCTGTGCAGGAATCATAAGGGAGGAGATGAACTTGTATGGACTCAGTTCTGAGGCAGAAAGGCTGATTTCCCTCATTTCAAATGTTCAGCAGCCTTGAAATAGTTTCATCAGCAGGCCACACAGAAGAACAGCCAGCATTCATAGGAAACGCTGTGAAACATCTCAGCTCCCTTGACTTCTACAAGTTAAATCTCGTTGGGCTTCCAGGCAGGTTCAGGGATCACCTTCCTACAGCACTGAGCAATTCACAGTGAACGGAGATTTGCTGTCCCAAATCACTCCAGAGAATGTgatgctgctgcctgtgggacCTCACCCAGCGAGATTAACCCGCAGCAATGGATTGAGCAGGCTACTAATTAGTTTAGCAGGTTTAGACAGGTACTCGGAAAATCCGTATCTGATTTGGGAAACTCACTatttggagcagcagcagaacactgACGAGCAGTGGCTGCCCAAACCTTTCCAGAAGGCGGGATTTGGTGGGTTAGTGAACGTTCCATTCGCACTCCCCACAGTCAGCAGGGGTGACCGTGCAGCCTGCCAACGTGCCGGGATGGTGTGATGCACCCTGACAGCGTTTCCCAGCGTCCAGGATGAGGTTTTTCCTGGCTCGGCCGAGCCGGGCTCCCAGCCCACACCTACCGCACTGCACGATGCTGCGGAAGCGGATGTCGCAGGCCGGGCCGATCCCGTGCACCACGAACACCAGGTGGTCGATCTGCAGGGGCTCTCctgaggagggaagggcagCTCAGGGCACAGAGGCAGAGGGGCTCGTCCCCCTCCTGTCACCACCCTCATTCCGGGGGGAGTGGATGCTCCCGGCAGTTCAGCCCCACCCGTGGGGCACATCCAGCACAAGGAAGGGCAGGACCAGGAGGTCTCTGTCCAGCTGCCCCGTGCCCAGCCCACTCCGATGAGCTACTGGGCCCCATGGAGCTGCACCTCCCAGGTAGGCCCCAGGTGGAGTTAGGACTTGTTCTCTACTTCCCACTCACGTTAGTTTGCATACGTGCCTTCCTGAGGACAGGCATGCATGGATAATGCAGGGGTTAGACAGGAGTAACTGCCCATCCTCCCCACGGGGACAAGTCCTGAGGCCTGACTGGGAGCCcagggcagctgggagggggcagagccgACACTCAGCTTCAGAGATGGGGAGAACACGTGCCCCAGAAAGTCACCAGAACGCAGGTAAGTGATAAACCCCTGTGTCCCTACCAGGGAAACAAACTCTCCTCCTGTACAAACACAGATGCCAAGACCTCAGGGGTAATTTCAGGCACTGCAGAGCTTCCGACAGCTCTGTCTCCATGCAGGAGCTGCAAGCTCACTGCCTTCCCCCCTCTCACTGCCTCTGTGTGTTCACTGATGGCACAGCTCACTGGTGCTGGGGAGGTTGTTGGAACCATTCGGGGCACCAAGTGTTTAGACGTGCACTTCATTGAAAGGATCATGGGAGCTTCTGTCAGTCTTTTTGAGTGCACTGGTTGGAAAACACTCCATAGCTCTGGGTGGGTGGAAGGGAGGAGCGAGCTCACCGTTGGGGATCTCCACAGCAATGTTCTCCACTCCTCTCTTCACAGTCCGGGGTCGACCTTGTTCTGTGGGAGTGGAGACCCAGTCGTCGGAGCTGGCGACAGGATGGTAGTGCACCATCAGCTGGGAAACAAGAAGAGCCTGTCAGTGACCCtggtggagcagagagagctttggctgcagcagctgccggGTGACACGGGCTGGTACCAGACTGCGCTGGGCCGAGCCCACTGCACAAAGAGGTGTTGAGAAGAAACGCGAAGGAAATGCCAGACTTTTCTGGCACTGCCCTCTCCTGTGCACAGGCAGGTGAGGGGAATGCCTCTGGGACAAACCCATTCCTCAGCAGACATGGTTGAAGGGAAAAGCACAAAGCCAGAGCACAAAGCAAGACCTGCAGAGACCCAAGGGGGTGTTCTCGCTGGTCAGGCCCTGCTCACCTTTGGGTTGTGCAGGATAATAACTTCTCTGCTGGGGGACTCCAGCTTCTTCTTCCACTCATCCAGGGTCACGGCAATCATGTAAGCTTCCTACAGAAGAGAACACCCTCTGTGAGTCAGCTGGCAATACTCCCATGAATGTTCAACCTCTTGAGACATTCCCCACCCAGTTTTCGGGATATCTTATCAACATTTTGCGAAAGTGGCAGAGAAAtcagctggaggagcagcagggtcatcccaggATCACCTGCTGAGGGTGTCCAAGAACCTCCCCCCTTTGACAGCAGCAGGGTCAGACTTCCCCATCAACTTGAAACTGTATTTTTGGCACGTCAGAACAGAGATTATTGCAATGCTGTGTGTTTTTACGCATACATCTCTATCCCTACACATGCATCTTCCCAAAGCAGAGCCTGATGCTGAGGGTGTTGCAGGAGGATGAGCCGCAGCCGGACGAGGGCAGGGGACGGGGAGGCCACAGCAGTGCTCACAGTTCCATTAATCAGCTGCAGGAAGGCCGTGCCAAAGCCTCTTTGGAGTTCGTGTCCTCAGGCCTGACTATGGCACCAGTGGCCCCATATGGGGTTTGGGACATCAGGGCCGGTGTGTGACAAGGAGAGGCCAAGATGGAAACCAGCAGGAAAGGTGTGTTTACCTCCAGTTCCTCGCTGAAGGACTCCGAGTAGGGAATATACTTATTGTCCTTGTCTCCCTTGTAAAACCAGGTGCAGCGACGCACTTCGGACACCTCCTCCTGCCAGTACACGGCCACGCGCTGCCGCTGCTTCAGGTGCACGTCGTACCTGCCCCCCGACGTCGGGACAACCACATCCTCCTGGTCCTTCCCTGTGGAACCAAGGCCTGGAATTAACCGCGAGAGGCCCGGAGCAGGGCGCtcccaggagcacagcaggTCTGAGCCACGGCAGCaggcaccagcactgcccagagCCAAGCCCCGAGAGCCGCATCGGGGCATCCTGGGAGAGATGCCCCAAGCCAAACGTCCCCTGGAGGCAGAAGGTAAGATGAAGGCATTAACTGTCCTTGTCTCTGGTTTGGGCCCAGGCTTACATGGCCTCTTCCTGCCTTGCTTAAGAGTACAAGTGAATTTGTGGCCTGGAAAGTGCATTGTGTAATGGTGGGGGTGCACCTGGGTCTCTAAATCATTCCCCTCCCGGAGAACTCCACACTGACCCCAATAGGGACCTCAAATCCTGTGAACTTCCCTGCCTTTTGGCTctgcccctgggctgggctggtggcACAGTGCCCcgtgccaggctgggctgtggcactgggggcgGGCAGCACGAGACCTCTAATCCAAAACTTCCTGGGCGAGGGAGGACGGGAGCCAAACCTTGGGCAATCGGAGCTTTGCCCGCGGCAGCAGCGGGTGGCACAGATGGTGACATCTGGCACACAGGGGCCTCAGTGCAGGGCTCAGAGCCGACCCCCGACCCCTGCTCCTCCCGGAGCTGTGCTTCCCCACGAGGGGAATCCCCCAGCAGAATTCCTGCCATCCTCCTAGCACTCTCCCAGCCTCACCAGAGGATGCTTTGCACTGTGATTATGTATAATTTAGAGCAGTATCAATTGAACACAGTCAGACCATTTGATGCATCCAAACAGCTCGGTTATTGGGAGCCAGGCACGTGGCCAAAAAAAAGTTCCAATTTAAATTTCCCCGAAGGAAAAACTGGCATCCCAGGTGGAAGCCATGGATGTGTCCAGGGAATTTTTCCCTGGTACCCAGACAGTGTTTACCCGGAGCACACACCTGATGCTCCCCCACTGACCTCACCAGGCCTGTTCTTTACACCGATTTAAGAGCAGGGACCTGAGATGTAAAACCAAAGGGCGACTGACAGATAGTggtggtgggagctggaggCTGGGGGTGCCGTGGGACCCCCACCCTTGGGGGGTGGATGGATGGTGGGAGCTGGACACTGGGGACGCCGTGGGACCCCCACCCGCGGCGGGTGGGCTCTGCCCGCGCCCCcggccccagcccagcccggcccacCCCCCTTACCTGCGCCGTGCGCCTCCTCCAGCCGCTCCGAGTCCTGCGCGCTGAAGGGGACCCACCGCTCCCGCGAGTCCGTGACCTTGCAGTAGAACCAGTGCGGAACCACCGCCTCGTACCGCCCGCCGGGCTCGGGCTCCGGGGGCTCGGCCGGGGGCGGCCGGGGCGGCTCCTGCGCCGACATCGGAGCTGCTGCGCGGgggtcccgccgccccccggggGCTCCGCGGATCGCGCCCTGCGGGGGgacccggccccgccgcccggccccgaccggctccggccccgctgccccggCGGCTGCTgcggcggcgcggcccggcccgggcggCAGCGCAGCCTCGGCTCCGGCCCCGGCGACCGCCCAGCCCGGGGCGGTGCTGCCCGCGGCCCCCCCCGCTGCCGTCACcgccggggcggagcggggacTGCCCGCAATCCCTGCCCGCAATCGCTGCCTGCAATCCCTGCCTGCGGCTCTTGCCCGTGGTCCCTGCCCGTGATCCTTGCCCCTGTTCCCTGCCGGTGTTCCCTGCCCCTGTTCCCTGCCGGTGTTCCCTGCCTCTGTTCCCTGCCCCTGTTCCCTGCCTGCAGACACCACCGCTGGCAGTGACCCCGGCGGGTCCGCGCCCAAGCGCCGTCGCGGGCAGTGCCAGCGCTGGCCGGGACTGTCCGGAGCCCTTCTCCCGGGCGGGTCACTCCAGCCCCGAGCcggctgcggggccgggggtgcGCGGTGCTGGCGCAGCATCACCGGGAAGCCCCTGCCTTCGTTCCAGCTGCCTCCCACGTGCGGCCGGGACAAACACTCGAGCATGGGGTGATCTGCAGCAGAAACCACGAGGCGCTgatttaatgtttgtttttcagtccCTCTGTGACCCTTTGGCCTCGGTGGCGATTGAGAAACCCTCTGCCGAGGGCAGGCGCTGCTGGAGAAGCAACGGGGGCAACCCCAGAGTAAGTTTGGTTTCTGTAGAGATGGGCCCTATGATAAACAGAGACAGACTTTCTAATTTGGGTTTTGAGATGTGGGTGGGTGCTGCAAGATAAACCAGTTGCCAGGAACTCCCATCCCAGGGCTCACTTCCACCACGGCAGAGACTGGCGAGGAAAACTGAAGGGCCAGGAGTGCTAAATTTCCCATCTCTGCAGATGGAGAGCAAACGGCTGCAAACCTTGTCCGTGCAGGGCCCACACCAGTCAGTGCTGACACAGCTCCTGCCCGGGCTGCTGGGCAGAGACTGACTCTGTTGGGATCATCTGCCCAAGCCATGACCCACTTTGGTCCCGTGTGAAGGAGGTGGAGGCAGCAGGGACGGATGTGGTTACAGCAGCTGGAGTTTCGTGCAGGCTGAGTGCAGGAGGTGTGCCCTGATCCCTTTGCTCAGCTCAGCTGAGGTGTGGGGTAACACAGAACGCACCCAGGGACGCCCGAAGGTCACACGTAGCCAGGCCATCCCACAGAGCTGTTCAAATTCCCTGCAATGATAACCTGCTCTTCCAGCTCACTTAACGTTCCCTCCTGTGCTTTTCACTAGGGATTTACATAACCCTCTGCCAAGGAGGCAGGAACAGGAAATATTGTTCAGGAATACGTTACCTGGATGGGTTCAGCACCAAAACAGCTTCTACCTTCCTCCCAGGTTTTCCCTGGTTTGGATGCTGCACACGTACCTGCAGTTCTTCTCACCCTGTTCTTAGCAGGTCACCACAGCACAGGGACCTTTGTCCTGTCCCCAGAGTGCTGGGGACACAGCAGCCACCTGCACAGCATGTCCCTCTCTCCTGGCTCCCTGCATTGCAGTGCTGAGTGTGAGGCACCAGGATTGTTCCACACTCCTCCTCACACAGCTGGGATCTacctgcctcctctccctggcaacagagaggagggaaatgGGGATTGGAGCAGACAGGAGGTGATAAACAATGCAGAGTTGTTCCTGATGGGATTTGTGCTactgaaacaaacacagaaaacgGTTTCAGCCAGCTCCAGGGATTTTAGGCTGACAGCTGCTGGCTGCCCAGGACAtgggggaatggtttcaaactcagagagagcaggtttagattgaatattatgaaaaattttttccctgtcagagtggtgaggccttggcacaggctgcccagggaagctgtggctgccccatccctgggagtgtccaaggccaggttggacagggctcagAGACAtcctgctctagtggaaggtgtccctgcccatagcagagGGGGTGCAACTAGATGAGatttaaagtcctttccaacccaaaccatcccatgattctgtgattaacaCAGCCACAGGCAGATAACAGGCTGCAAGCATGGAATagctcagcctggctgctccCTCCTGACAGGACAAGATGAAACAGCAGCTGAGTctttccctgtcccagctccctcccagctcaccCCAGACACAGCTGGGTGTGCAGGCTGATGTGATCACAGACACATCCAATGAGCTGCAGAGGTCAGTCTCATGCCTGCAGCTCCGTCTGGGAATGTGGGATCTGCTGGGTGCCTCCAGGACATCGGTTGGCTGTCAGCCCCTCAGAATGCATGGTCAGGGCACTCCCGGCCTCAGGCGTGCCAAAACCCCTTCCAAAACTTGGCCACAGCTCCTGGAGCCACAGCTGGAGGCTCCTGGAGCATCTGCACTGCCTGGGAGGTGATGGGACACACTGACACCCCCAGCCCAGTGTTCTCAGATGTTCCACTCACCCCTGACCTGGCTGCCCAGACAGCCCGGTCTGAGTTACACAACCTTCCCCACCACttctctttaaagaaaaagagacttTGAGACGTCTCAAttacaaaataacatttaaaacttGTCAGGGTTTATTAAGTGTCACACACAGCAATGACTCACTGAGCACGTTGTAACCAGGAGGCTGAAACAGGCTGAGCTGTTCCCTCCCCGCTGTGCAGTGGGACACAAAACTCACAGGAT from Pseudopipra pipra isolate bDixPip1 chromosome 28, bDixPip1.hap1, whole genome shotgun sequence includes these protein-coding regions:
- the DDHD2 gene encoding phospholipase DDHD2, producing MLECLSRPHVGGSWNEGRGFPVMLRQHRAPPAPQPARGWSDPPGRRAPDSPGQRWHCPRRRLGADPPGSLPAVVSAGREQGQGTEAGNTGREQGQGTPAGNRGKDHGQGPRARAAGRDCRQRLRAGIAGSPRSAPAVTAAGGAAGSTAPGWAVAGAGAEAALPPGPGRAAAAAAGAAGPEPVGAGRRGRVPPQGAIRGAPGGRRDPRAAAPMSAQEPPRPPPAEPPEPEPGGRYEAVVPHWFYCKVTDSRERWVPFSAQDSERLEEAHGAGKDQEDVVVPTSGGRYDVHLKQRQRVAVYWQEEVSEVRRCTWFYKGDKDNKYIPYSESFSEELEEAYMIAVTLDEWKKKLESPSREVIILHNPKLMVHYHPVASSDDWVSTPTEQGRPRTVKRGVENIAVEIPNGEPLQIDHLVFVVHGIGPACDIRFRSIVQCVNDFRNVSLSMLQAHFRKAQEQQQVGRVEFLPVNWHSSLHSTGVDVDLERITLPSINRLRHFINDTILDVFFYNSSTYCQTIVDTVASEMNRLHQLFMQRNPLFKGGVSIAGHSLGSLILFDLLTNQKADPEEEEHSAQGSTTTSSNGGIKEVKEILKNLELSEYCDVFEKEKMDRQALFLCTENNLKEMGIPLGPRMKILHYISSKANTQDQSSAAPRHGEERRAEPGSPSQHDPESTEGVGNCQYRDVGLGQVSANYPQLNYKPTIFFAFGSPIGMFLTVRGVKRIDPNYSLPTCKGFFNIFHPFDPVAYRIEPMIVPDLEFEPMLLPHHKGRKRMHLELKEGLTRMSVDLKNNLLGSLRVAWQSFTRAPVPALEARSTDAEAEAEAGMEKQPDTKPEEPPAAVKEEAPLINVGRLNGGNRIDYVLQEKPIESFNEYLFALQGHLCYWESEDTVLLVLKEIYQTQGITLDQPLQGSQ